Below is a window of Culturomica massiliensis DNA.
TCTGAAAACAAAAGGGTGGTTCGATATAACGACGATTGCAATGGACGAGCGTCCTATGGCAGCGATGCAGAAAGCAATCCGTCTGATCCGGGAAGCAGATCCGGCCTATAAAGTTGCATTGGCTGGAAATTTCCATCCGGAGATCGAAGCTGATATTGATGATTATTGTATTGCGCTGGGGCAGTTTTTTCCGGAAAACATTTTGAAGGAACGGCAGGCTGCCGGTAAACTCAGTACGTATTATACCTGTTGCTCGGAATCTTATCCCAATACGTTTACTTTTTCGCCGCCGGCAGAGGCTGTTTGGTTAGGTTGGTATGCTGCGGCCAAAGGATTCGACGGATATTTGCGGTGGGCTTACAATAGCTGGACCAAAGATCCGTTGACAGATTCCCGTTTCCGGGCTTTCGGAGGGGGTGATTGTTATTTAGCCTATCCGGGCGGCCGTTCTTCAATTCGTTTGGAAAAGCTGGTAGAAGGCATTCAGGATTATGAAAAGGTACGGGTGTTGAAAGAAAAGTTTACCAAGGAGAAAAACGTTTATAAGCTGAAAAAGCTGGAGGCTATATTGCAGGACTTTGAGGTTGATAAGTTAAAAGAGATTCCTGCGGCCGATATGGTTGCCAAGGCACGGAAAGCCTTAGACAAGCTATAATAAAAAGGGGAAACCGTCAACTGGTTTCCCCTTTTTCAATACTGCATATGTATTAAAGATTATTGGCATCTACCAATGTCTCTTTGTTGTATTCTCCGTTGGCTAATTTTTCAGCTACGTTTTTAAATGCCTTAATGGTGTATTTGACATCTTCGAGCGTGTGTGTGGCTGTCGGGATCAGACGCAACAGCAATTGTCCTTTCGGAATCACCGGATACACGACAATGGAGCAGAACAGATTGTAATTTTCTCTCAGGTCCGTTGCCACCTGCATGCCTTCGGCTACGCTTCCGGAAAGGTACACCGGCGTTACCATGGAATTGGTTTTACCGATATTCAGTCCGTCCTCTTTCAGTCCGGATTGTAAGGCATTTGCTATCTGCCACAATTTTTCGCGGCGTTCCGGTTGGGTTTTCAGCATTTCCAAACGCTTGATAGCTCCTTCTACCATCGGCATGGTTAAGGATTTGGCGAAGGTTTGTGAGCGCATGTTGTATCTCAAATACATACATATTTCTTCGTCTGTGGCGATGAAAGCTCCGAATCCGGCCATAGCTTTTGCAAAAGTTGCAAAATACAGGTCGATTTTATCCTGTACGCCGAAATGTTCTCCGGTTCCGGCTCCTGTCGGTCCCATCGTTCCGAAACCATGGGCATCATCCACTAAAAAGCGGAAATCGAATTCTTCTTTCAGGGCTGCGATTTCGTCCAGTTTACCTAAATCTCCGGCCATACCGAAAACACCTTCGGTGATCACCAGGATGCCTCCGCCGGTTTCTGCAACCCATTTGGTTGCTCTTTCGAGTTGTTTGCGCAGGCTGTCGATATCGTTGTGTAAGTAAACGTAGCGTTTGGCCGGCGATAAACGCAGTCCGTCCATAATGCAGGCATGTGATTCTGCATCATAAACGATACAATCGAAACGACTGGTCATGGCATCGATAATGGATACCATTCCCTGATAACCGAAATTCAGTAAGAATGCATCGGGTTTGCCTACGAAATCAGCTAATTGTGATTCCAGGTATTCGTGACGGGAGGTTTGTCCACTCATCATTCGGGCCCCCATCGGGTAGGCGAGTCCCCATTCTGCAGCAGCAGCTGCATCTATTTTTCTTACTTCAGGATCATTGGCTAGGCCAATATAGTTGTTCAAACTCCAGTTTAATACTTCTCTTCCTCGAAATATCATCCGGGGGCCGATTTCACCCTCTAATTTCGGGAAAGCAAAATAGCCGTGAGCCTGTTTGGCATATTGGCCGATGTTTCCTCTTTGCTTTTTTACTCTTTCAAAAATGTCCACGTCTTTACTATTTTGGAATTTTGTAGATATATCTTTAATAATCGGAGCAAAGGTACAATAAAAAAGTAAAAAGCGAAAAGTAAATGCTAAAAGGTGATGTATAAAACAGCAAGTAGGAGAAAGAAGGGCTGATTTTAACGTTTGCCTTTTAACTTTTAACCTCTTTTTGTTGTTTGTTGGGATTTATGCTGTATCTTTGCATGTTGCAAAAAAAGCACTCGTTTTATGAAGAAAATTATTGGATTTATTCTGGCCGTATTGTTATTTTACTCGTGCGGAGAGTATCAGAAATTGTTGAAAAGTAATGATTATCAATTGATATACTCTAAAGCTATCGAGTATTACAACAAAGGAGAATATCAGAAGGCCATGAATTTGTTCGACGGTATCCGGACGGTCTTTACCGGAACGAGTAAGGCGCAGAGTATTGCTTATTACCGTGCTTTTTGTACCTATAATCAAAAGGAGTACCAGTATGCTTCCGAGCTGTTTAAGCAGTTTATCACGATTTATCCGGAAAGTTCTTTTGCAGAGGAGTGTTTGTATATGGTCGGATATTGTAATTATATGGCTTCGCCTAAGCCTCGTCTGGACCAGACGGCCAGTTTGAAAGCAATCAATGATTTTCAGTTGTATCTGAATCGTTATCCGAACAGTATGCGTAAAGATAAGATCAACGGATATATCGATGAGTTGCTGGATAAATTGGCATACAAGGATTATTTGAGTGCGAAGAATTATTTTCTCCGGGAGCACTATAAAGCTGCTGTGATCAGTTTGCAGAATTGTCTGAAAGATTACCCCGGTTCCAAATACCGGGAGGAAATTATGTATCTGCTGTTTTTATCGAAGTATGAAATGGCGGTGAATAGTATAGACGATAAGAAGCTGGAGCGTTATAATGCGGCTAAAGAAGAGTATTATTATTTTGCAGATGAATATCCCAATAGCAAGTATGTAAATGATATCAAGAAAAGATATGATGAGATAAATGCTTTTTTGGATAATTATAAATTCGACGAATAGATAAATTAATATAAAATCAGTTATGGTAGATTTTAAAAAAGTAAAAGCACCTAATAACACGATTACTCGTAATCCGGCTGTATTTTCGGCTAAAGCAGGTAATGTCTATGAGGCTGTTGCTATTATTGCGAAAAGAGCCAACCAGATCTCTGTGGAGATGAAAGACGAATTGAGCCGTAAGTTGCA
It encodes the following:
- a CDS encoding aminotransferase class I/II-fold pyridoxal phosphate-dependent enzyme, whose translation is MDIFERVKKQRGNIGQYAKQAHGYFAFPKLEGEIGPRMIFRGREVLNWSLNNYIGLANDPEVRKIDAAAAAEWGLAYPMGARMMSGQTSRHEYLESQLADFVGKPDAFLLNFGYQGMVSIIDAMTSRFDCIVYDAESHACIMDGLRLSPAKRYVYLHNDIDSLRKQLERATKWVAETGGGILVITEGVFGMAGDLGKLDEIAALKEEFDFRFLVDDAHGFGTMGPTGAGTGEHFGVQDKIDLYFATFAKAMAGFGAFIATDEEICMYLRYNMRSQTFAKSLTMPMVEGAIKRLEMLKTQPERREKLWQIANALQSGLKEDGLNIGKTNSMVTPVYLSGSVAEGMQVATDLRENYNLFCSIVVYPVIPKGQLLLRLIPTATHTLEDVKYTIKAFKNVAEKLANGEYNKETLVDANNL
- a CDS encoding outer membrane protein assembly factor BamD; this translates as MKKIIGFILAVLLFYSCGEYQKLLKSNDYQLIYSKAIEYYNKGEYQKAMNLFDGIRTVFTGTSKAQSIAYYRAFCTYNQKEYQYASELFKQFITIYPESSFAEECLYMVGYCNYMASPKPRLDQTASLKAINDFQLYLNRYPNSMRKDKINGYIDELLDKLAYKDYLSAKNYFLREHYKAAVISLQNCLKDYPGSKYREEIMYLLFLSKYEMAVNSIDDKKLERYNAAKEEYYYFADEYPNSKYVNDIKKRYDEINAFLDNYKFDE